The following are from one region of the Leptospira harrisiae genome:
- a CDS encoding adenosine deaminase, giving the protein MYCDLHNHLYGCLPPETLYRIGKNNPEPRWHLYLDSYEKAYGIKIRPSTFFEDYADIKNFSKLYHFREKAPFLHFQAKFNLIIALVKFDEREITEVTHDVVLSNSLDDISYAEYRLMFGKEEPKESFYSKLMACLEGLSKGENSAKKEGKTIQSKLVMSLHRDINFERHYDWMKNWMEKDSVIRNGLVGIDFCHIEEGHPPKDKKSFFQSVIKDNQAEPNTALSILYHVGESFRDKTPFSATRWVLESALNGAHRLGHALALGIDSDYFLGDERTELVSEAKDQIECELESYEEITSFGPFYPKEELELKRRELKTKPDSELLKIPFDVTQSQYLHTFQNFVMSKVAQTESVIECCPSSNLYIGMLESHIDHPITRFLQNDIKLAIGSDDPGLFGTTMPEEYGHAHTAGVSEKELETIREKSFSYRSTKLSGRELD; this is encoded by the coding sequence ATGTATTGCGATCTACACAACCACCTTTATGGATGTTTACCCCCTGAAACTTTGTATCGAATTGGTAAAAATAACCCAGAACCTAGATGGCATCTCTATTTAGATTCTTATGAAAAAGCATATGGGATAAAAATTCGACCTTCGACTTTTTTTGAAGATTATGCTGACATAAAAAATTTTTCCAAACTCTATCACTTTCGGGAAAAGGCTCCTTTTTTACATTTTCAAGCAAAGTTCAATCTCATCATCGCACTTGTAAAGTTTGATGAAAGAGAAATTACAGAAGTAACTCATGATGTAGTATTATCTAATAGTTTGGATGATATCAGTTATGCCGAATATCGTTTGATGTTTGGTAAAGAAGAACCAAAAGAAAGTTTTTATAGCAAACTAATGGCTTGTTTGGAAGGGCTTTCCAAAGGCGAAAACTCTGCGAAAAAAGAAGGAAAAACCATCCAATCAAAACTTGTGATGTCTTTACATAGAGATATCAACTTTGAAAGGCATTATGATTGGATGAAGAACTGGATGGAAAAAGATTCCGTCATTCGCAATGGACTTGTGGGTATTGACTTCTGTCATATTGAAGAAGGACATCCACCAAAAGATAAAAAATCTTTTTTTCAATCCGTAATCAAAGATAACCAAGCAGAACCAAACACTGCCTTATCAATCCTATACCATGTGGGCGAAAGTTTTAGAGATAAAACTCCCTTCTCTGCAACGCGTTGGGTTTTGGAATCCGCTTTGAATGGTGCCCATAGACTGGGTCATGCATTGGCATTGGGAATTGATTCCGATTATTTTTTGGGAGATGAAAGGACTGAACTTGTATCGGAGGCCAAGGACCAAATTGAATGCGAATTGGAATCTTATGAAGAGATTACAAGTTTTGGTCCTTTTTATCCAAAAGAAGAACTCGAACTCAAACGAAGGGAACTAAAAACCAAACCAGATTCCGAACTTTTAAAAATCCCTTTTGATGTGACCCAGTCCCAATACCTCCACACTTTCCAAAACTTTGTTATGTCTAAAGTAGCACAAACAGAGTCTGTGATTGAATGTTGCCCTTCTTCTAATTTATACATTGGGATGTTGGAATCGCATATTGATCACCCTATCACAAGGTTTCTGCAAAACGATATCAAACTCGCTATCGGTTCAGATGACCCAGGTTTATTTGGAACCACAATGCCTGAGGAATATGGACATGCACATACGGCAGGAGTTTCTGAAAAAGAATTGGAAACCATCCGGGAAAAGTCTTTTTCCTACAGATCCACCAAACTTTCCGGGCGTGAATTGGATTGA
- a CDS encoding MATE family efflux transporter: MNQKILGLAIPVFFGMISYTAIMVADTAMVGKLGEVPLAAVGFGGMVYFSIFAFLMGGSMAVQIIVARRFGEKNERGVGITLVNSVYLSLILGSLLSYFGFHYAPQFMGWIGDDPQVIEVAGVYLSYRFIGTVLFFVGFALRGFFDGIGIVQVGMISSILAAVTNIFFNWLLIFGNWGFPAWGVKGAAIASSLSSIPSLLVVVFYFFRKDVIKFFKYQIFTPSFEIIKELCMVGFAPAVEGTLVNFAFSGFYKIAGMISTTTLASASVVLTCLSLSFMPGFSFGIAATTILGQSMGQGKLRLAYEGTMRSATFSAIVMGSMGLFFIIGGPWLIGLFTDVPAVAKEAYPALCIVALIQIGDAYHMVIGSALRSAGMMYYVMFVYLIVSFLIMLPLAYLFGIVLAWGTIGIWSAFFIWILLMAVLFVGKFRKKEWVNIRI; this comes from the coding sequence TTGAATCAGAAAATTCTTGGATTAGCAATCCCAGTTTTTTTTGGAATGATCAGTTATACAGCCATTATGGTGGCAGACACTGCCATGGTAGGAAAATTAGGTGAGGTTCCGCTTGCCGCTGTGGGATTTGGTGGAATGGTTTATTTTTCCATCTTTGCCTTTCTTATGGGTGGATCTATGGCCGTTCAAATCATCGTAGCACGTCGATTTGGCGAAAAAAATGAAAGAGGAGTCGGAATTACCTTAGTTAATTCTGTTTATTTGTCCTTAATATTAGGATCTTTATTGTCTTATTTCGGATTCCATTACGCCCCACAATTTATGGGTTGGATTGGAGATGATCCGCAAGTCATTGAAGTGGCGGGAGTCTATCTCTCCTATCGATTTATAGGAACTGTTCTCTTTTTCGTTGGATTCGCCTTACGTGGATTTTTTGATGGAATTGGAATTGTACAAGTGGGGATGATTTCTTCCATTTTAGCTGCTGTCACAAATATCTTTTTTAATTGGTTACTGATTTTTGGAAACTGGGGTTTCCCAGCTTGGGGAGTGAAGGGTGCGGCCATTGCTTCTAGTTTATCTTCTATCCCATCTCTATTAGTTGTGGTGTTTTATTTTTTCCGCAAAGATGTAATCAAATTCTTTAAGTATCAAATCTTCACTCCAAGTTTTGAAATCATCAAAGAACTTTGTATGGTTGGATTTGCGCCTGCTGTAGAGGGAACACTCGTTAACTTTGCATTTTCTGGTTTTTATAAAATTGCAGGTATGATTAGTACAACCACTCTTGCTTCTGCGAGCGTTGTATTAACATGTCTTAGTTTATCTTTTATGCCTGGTTTTTCTTTTGGAATTGCAGCCACTACCATTCTTGGTCAATCAATGGGACAAGGAAAACTTCGATTGGCATATGAAGGAACCATGCGTTCAGCAACTTTTTCAGCGATTGTGATGGGTTCTATGGGACTCTTTTTTATTATTGGCGGACCTTGGCTTATTGGGCTTTTTACCGATGTACCTGCTGTTGCCAAAGAAGCATATCCTGCACTTTGTATTGTTGCCCTCATTCAAATAGGTGATGCCTATCATATGGTGATTGGTTCAGCACTTCGTAGTGCGGGGATGATGTACTATGTGATGTTTGTTTATCTCATCGTATCCTTCCTCATTATGTTGCCATTGGCATATTTATTCGGGATTGTCCTAGCATGGGGAACGATTGGAATCTGGTCTGCGTTTTTTATTTGGATTTTACTCATGGCAGTGCTTTTTGTCGGAAAATTTCGTAAGAAGGAGTGGGTGAACATACGAATTTAA
- a CDS encoding patatin-like phospholipase family protein: protein MKRTELERQAIQNFLKSVDLFKKLPPAVLLRLANNVQEKLIRSHEALYYKGESSESIYIVRYGEILLENVAGQSHVYVGSGQVLAENSLISSSNHSTSAIAVIDSLVYVLNGKLFLQLASQEKVFAQNIIQMMGSRMRENLDRSNHKDTFSGLRRLCVHVPLEPEYHFSEKVKSFLDEYGEVTRKLSSAIPISTFKGMDPTQISEYLTNLRNKTPLLHIYFDESTSRMDLHYLVVQSDFIVFWEDEPEKFYKEKEEIINFWKNRIRNFEGRAIRMMESGVRKSYLPQDQSLKTFYQKDTLARYLVAKTRGLALGGGGARALAHVGLLKVLHREGIHFDFVSGASMGAVIAALYARKNSPEEIEEMIKNFFGGLESAFDPTIPVVAFFKGKRMKRMLKKGFGDQRIEELPLPFATSAVDLQTGKEHIFDQGPITEALTSAMSLPGAFPPYRLGEKLLVDGGMINNVPENLIRSKGADVVMGINVSPLQEIVPGKLFEDRNTTEKGFFRYIWDTLKYPPILQIMTRTITLEGREITRLKRPKMDLFVHFHLEEFQLFDFARYQEIIDKGEQEAEANLAEIKQLFS from the coding sequence ATGAAACGAACAGAATTAGAACGACAGGCCATCCAAAATTTTTTAAAGTCTGTGGATTTGTTCAAAAAACTTCCCCCCGCTGTTTTGTTAAGACTGGCAAACAATGTCCAAGAAAAATTAATCCGAAGCCACGAAGCTCTTTATTATAAAGGAGAGTCTTCGGAATCAATTTATATTGTTCGGTATGGAGAAATCCTACTCGAAAATGTTGCCGGCCAAAGTCATGTTTATGTGGGTTCAGGTCAAGTTTTGGCTGAGAACTCACTTATCTCCAGTTCCAACCATTCCACTTCTGCTATTGCCGTTATTGATTCCCTTGTTTATGTATTGAATGGAAAATTATTTTTGCAATTGGCTTCTCAAGAAAAGGTCTTCGCACAAAACATCATTCAAATGATGGGCTCTCGAATGCGAGAGAATTTAGATCGTTCCAATCATAAAGATACATTTTCCGGATTACGAAGGTTATGTGTTCATGTTCCTTTAGAACCAGAATATCATTTCAGCGAAAAAGTAAAATCCTTCCTAGACGAATACGGAGAAGTTACTAGAAAGTTATCATCGGCAATTCCTATTTCCACTTTCAAAGGAATGGACCCCACACAAATTTCCGAATACCTTACCAATCTTAGAAATAAAACTCCCTTACTTCATATTTATTTTGATGAATCCACATCGCGAATGGATTTACATTATCTTGTGGTGCAATCTGACTTCATTGTGTTTTGGGAAGATGAACCAGAAAAGTTTTATAAAGAAAAAGAAGAAATCATCAATTTTTGGAAAAATAGAATTAGAAACTTTGAAGGCCGTGCCATCCGAATGATGGAAAGCGGTGTTCGTAAAAGTTATCTTCCACAAGACCAATCACTCAAAACCTTTTATCAAAAAGATACTTTAGCAAGATATCTGGTCGCAAAAACGAGAGGTTTAGCGTTAGGTGGTGGTGGTGCTAGAGCTCTTGCTCATGTAGGTTTGTTAAAAGTTTTACATAGAGAAGGGATACATTTTGATTTTGTATCTGGTGCTTCGATGGGAGCTGTGATTGCGGCCTTGTATGCCAGAAAAAATTCACCTGAAGAAATTGAAGAGATGATTAAAAATTTCTTTGGTGGATTAGAAAGTGCCTTTGATCCAACGATACCGGTTGTTGCCTTTTTTAAGGGAAAACGAATGAAACGTATGTTAAAGAAAGGGTTTGGTGACCAACGTATTGAAGAATTGCCACTCCCTTTTGCTACTTCAGCTGTAGATTTACAAACGGGAAAAGAACATATTTTTGACCAAGGTCCAATTACGGAAGCTCTCACAAGCGCTATGAGTTTGCCCGGTGCCTTTCCCCCTTACAGACTCGGTGAAAAACTTTTAGTGGATGGGGGAATGATCAATAACGTTCCCGAAAATCTCATTCGTTCCAAAGGTGCGGATGTAGTGATGGGAATCAACGTATCTCCTTTGCAAGAAATTGTTCCGGGCAAACTCTTTGAAGACAGAAACACAACTGAAAAAGGATTCTTTCGTTATATTTGGGATACTTTAAAATACCCTCCTATCTTACAAATTATGACAAGAACCATCACTTTAGAAGGTAGAGAGATCACTCGCCTCAAACGACCTAAAATGGATCTGTTTGTGCACTTCCATTTGGAAGAATTTCAGTTATTTGATTTTGCTCGTTACCAAGAGATCATTGATAAAGGGGAACAAGAAGCAGAAGCAAACTTAGCAGAAATCAAACAATTGTTTTCCTAA
- a CDS encoding SPFH domain-containing protein: MALIDRIKFEGSPNEIVWKYPSDEISTAGQLVVDENQEAIFFKEGKALDTFGPGTHTLKTGNIPILEALVNLPFGGKTPFTAEVYYVNKAIFAMKWGTNTPIPLEDPKYKIVLNIRAFGDYKLRIKDSRSFLLNVVKGGNRTTNESIDEFLKPNIVRGIGDFISEVILNNNTSVVEINKYRDESSTAGRVKLAPEFEKYGIDLTEFNVSSVNFDQNDPNYQRIQKIITDKFEIDMLGDKYQQKKMFDIGQAAAENEGQGGGAMGAGMGMGMNMGQMMGSMMNQGGGQGAAPAANDPAARIAKLKGLLDQGLINAEEFEAKKKEILSSL; this comes from the coding sequence ATGGCACTAATCGATAGAATTAAATTTGAAGGCAGCCCCAATGAAATCGTTTGGAAGTATCCATCTGATGAAATCAGCACTGCAGGGCAACTGGTGGTGGATGAAAACCAAGAAGCCATTTTTTTTAAAGAAGGAAAGGCTTTAGATACTTTTGGTCCAGGAACTCATACATTAAAAACGGGAAACATTCCTATTTTAGAAGCTCTCGTCAATCTTCCGTTTGGTGGAAAAACTCCTTTCACAGCAGAAGTTTATTATGTAAACAAAGCCATCTTTGCAATGAAATGGGGAACCAATACCCCAATCCCTTTGGAAGATCCAAAATACAAAATTGTTTTAAACATTCGAGCCTTTGGAGATTATAAATTACGAATCAAAGATTCGAGGTCCTTTTTACTCAATGTGGTGAAAGGTGGAAATCGAACTACCAACGAATCCATTGATGAATTTTTAAAACCAAATATCGTTCGTGGGATTGGTGATTTTATTTCTGAAGTCATTTTAAACAACAACACTTCTGTAGTTGAGATCAATAAATATAGGGATGAAAGTTCCACCGCAGGAAGGGTCAAACTGGCTCCTGAATTTGAAAAATATGGAATCGACTTAACAGAGTTTAACGTATCTTCGGTGAACTTTGACCAAAACGATCCCAACTACCAACGAATCCAAAAAATCATTACCGATAAATTCGAAATCGATATGCTTGGAGACAAATACCAACAAAAGAAAATGTTTGATATTGGGCAAGCCGCTGCAGAAAACGAAGGCCAAGGTGGTGGTGCGATGGGTGCTGGGATGGGAATGGGAATGAATATGGGCCAAATGATGGGAAGTATGATGAACCAAGGCGGAGGCCAAGGTGCGGCACCTGCAGCCAATGACCCAGCTGCTCGCATTGCCAAACTCAAAGGTTTACTCGACCAAGGCCTCATCAACGCCGAAGAATTTGAAGCCAAAAAAAAAGAAATTCTATCTTCTTTGTAA
- a CDS encoding LIMLP_15305 family protein yields the protein MDQTWLKSTLERFKNEQDPIRKFLKEIKLFEEALANQEYEKTDLLIRKELGGILTSFKESFRKLEEGFVAKAEIQNIGKTNPATTLLDRIIMKVGSAGYGLNGLGTGVKATAEEMEKLLNHDFSMLEKVGNIQKEILDTLPAAFVTNPEAAIESINKLLLNFETQFESRNSIFLK from the coding sequence ATGGACCAAACTTGGTTAAAATCTACATTAGAACGTTTTAAGAACGAACAAGATCCCATCCGAAAGTTTTTAAAGGAAATCAAACTATTCGAAGAAGCTCTAGCCAACCAAGAGTATGAAAAAACCGATCTTCTCATCCGAAAAGAACTCGGAGGAATTCTAACCTCTTTTAAAGAAAGTTTTCGTAAACTAGAAGAAGGGTTTGTGGCGAAGGCAGAAATCCAAAACATCGGAAAAACAAATCCAGCAACCACGCTTCTGGATCGAATCATAATGAAAGTAGGTTCTGCTGGGTATGGACTGAATGGACTCGGTACTGGGGTCAAAGCCACTGCGGAAGAAATGGAAAAATTACTAAACCATGACTTTTCGATGTTGGAAAAAGTGGGGAACATACAAAAAGAAATTTTGGATACCCTTCCCGCTGCTTTTGTGACTAATCCAGAAGCGGCAATTGAATCAATCAACAAATTATTGTTAAACTTTGAAACACAATTTGAATCTAGAAACTCAATCTTTTTAAAATAA
- a CDS encoding DUF1553 domain-containing protein, which translates to MRLVLNLVLKFRYFFFSFVVLIFSLGYLHSRSKQNAVHPLDSLYLKLSPNVVKTEKKIALRRLSLHLRGVIPSVNEWKELEALPADQSLESFAVSFLKQPEFAEYWGTKFTSMLRDKSKGRKIPTGSFFEYVASSLHKNKPYDQLVQEMLTSTGNVKESPATMFYIRDGADPLQTAEYVGRLFYAKRVACARCHDHPYISDFTRRDYYALAAFFSQQFFRDGSWEADRYGKTLSYVPRELEVHLPMEEQKNLQDKNNEWNRDNWSKWTDEQRKDYQKKHEVEYATLYYQPKLGLRFPHTDDAPGGDLVRPKYLDGKEAKLLPGEDRRKAFATWLTNKSNDRFRKVIINRVWTELMGWSFFTPLDDWNEDTVVTGDEILNHLDSYFLTNNLKLKELILYIVTSNAYNRSLTNNPNDQDPIRYFSPNRLDSDQLLNSLIRVSDSQKIGNIRERNLSWISGFMDKKPYDLTGIGSIRIPQENPKEFSNSAEVERPAPYHTMLSVFGSGPRVDISDDISELTIEQMLTLMNGRVVGKLVWDFGNKESLVKQEFDQLKSMNLVISNLYFRLLGREPSLGEKEKIKTLLIKPDTVFDKDLLQDILWALINSQEFQHIN; encoded by the coding sequence ATGCGTTTGGTACTAAATCTAGTTCTTAAGTTTCGTTATTTCTTTTTCTCTTTTGTCGTTCTGATTTTCTCTCTTGGTTACCTTCATTCTCGATCAAAACAGAATGCAGTTCATCCACTTGATAGTTTGTATTTGAAATTATCACCTAATGTAGTTAAGACGGAAAAGAAAATTGCACTTCGAAGGTTATCTCTTCATTTGCGAGGTGTGATTCCCAGTGTCAACGAATGGAAAGAATTAGAAGCTCTACCTGCCGACCAAAGTTTAGAATCTTTTGCAGTAAGTTTTTTAAAACAACCTGAGTTTGCCGAATACTGGGGAACCAAGTTCACCTCTATGTTACGGGACAAATCCAAAGGTCGTAAAATTCCAACAGGCTCGTTTTTCGAATACGTTGCCAGTTCCCTTCATAAAAACAAACCCTATGACCAATTGGTGCAAGAAATGTTAACCTCTACTGGCAACGTAAAAGAATCGCCAGCAACCATGTTTTATATTCGTGATGGAGCCGATCCTTTACAAACAGCCGAGTATGTTGGAAGGTTATTTTATGCAAAACGAGTGGCTTGTGCCAGATGCCATGACCATCCTTATATTTCGGATTTTACAAGAAGAGATTATTATGCACTCGCAGCCTTTTTTAGCCAACAGTTCTTTCGAGATGGATCTTGGGAAGCAGATCGTTATGGAAAAACTTTGAGTTATGTTCCGAGAGAATTAGAAGTTCATCTTCCAATGGAAGAACAAAAAAATCTTCAAGATAAAAACAATGAATGGAATAGAGACAATTGGAGCAAATGGACCGACGAACAACGAAAAGACTACCAAAAGAAACATGAGGTGGAATACGCAACTCTATATTACCAACCCAAACTTGGACTTCGTTTTCCTCATACTGACGATGCCCCTGGAGGTGATTTAGTAAGGCCAAAGTATTTAGATGGGAAAGAAGCAAAATTATTACCTGGAGAGGATCGTAGAAAAGCCTTTGCTACTTGGTTAACAAATAAATCCAATGATCGGTTTCGGAAAGTGATCATCAATCGAGTTTGGACAGAACTTATGGGTTGGAGTTTTTTCACTCCACTTGATGATTGGAATGAAGATACTGTGGTGACTGGAGATGAGATTCTAAATCATCTCGATTCTTATTTTTTGACAAACAACTTAAAACTAAAAGAGCTCATTTTATACATTGTGACTTCCAATGCTTACAATCGTTCACTGACAAACAATCCAAACGACCAAGATCCTATTCGTTATTTTTCTCCCAATCGATTGGACAGTGATCAACTTCTCAACTCTCTCATTCGAGTCTCTGATTCCCAAAAAATCGGTAACATTCGAGAAAGGAATTTATCTTGGATCTCTGGCTTTATGGATAAAAAACCTTATGATTTGACTGGAATAGGTAGTATCCGAATTCCTCAGGAAAACCCAAAAGAATTTTCCAACTCAGCTGAGGTAGAGAGACCAGCGCCTTATCATACGATGTTATCTGTATTTGGGTCTGGACCAAGAGTGGATATTTCTGATGATATCTCAGAACTTACCATTGAACAAATGTTAACTCTAATGAATGGTCGTGTGGTGGGAAAATTGGTTTGGGATTTTGGTAACAAAGAGTCTTTGGTGAAACAAGAGTTTGACCAATTAAAATCAATGAATTTGGTTATTTCCAATCTTTACTTTCGACTTTTAGGTAGAGAGCCAAGTTTAGGGGAAAAAGAAAAAATAAAAACACTTTTGATAAAACCAGATACTGTTTTTGACAAAGACTTACTCCAAGACATTCTCTGGGCTCTGATCAATAGCCAAGAGTTTCAACACATCAATTAG
- a CDS encoding DUF1501 domain-containing protein: MDRKEFLKKSILSLGLSPFLFSTNPFGSLHAEEEEESITLPSKVKSVIFIEMMGGMSHVDTLDPKPNSAFGKVNSSISGLSVLEPFSLTAKQLHSIGIVRSTWSEEGDHGFAQMLLGTGYRMTEAMGFPDIPHFGAVIAYAKKSKVKSSYFPSYVTIGGRGSKNGNSGFLGIDYSGYHVGNVDEPIQHLNPSYGKFSDDRILRRKDLVSFMNEEFSKTYPTKESKHWKNMLVAAEEFRNSKNIDSFRISLEDEKTRARYGTTWQGKAMLLAKRLAAQEVPFIHISIGGWDTHTGNKAQVTKIMKETDMGIASLLEDLYNTGLMKQTLFVLTSEFGRTPDVGSRDGRDHHPKVWSTLLGGGPFAKGFVLGETDETGSKPVNPKEALHVRDLIATIYQAAGVNPDASLTNSFGRPFLLTTKKAKVYEGLF, encoded by the coding sequence ATGGATCGCAAAGAATTTTTAAAAAAATCAATTCTCAGTTTGGGACTCAGTCCCTTTTTGTTTTCTACAAATCCCTTTGGAAGTCTACATGCCGAAGAAGAAGAGGAATCCATTACCCTTCCTTCTAAAGTAAAGTCCGTCATCTTTATTGAAATGATGGGAGGGATGAGCCATGTCGATACATTAGATCCCAAACCAAACAGTGCGTTTGGAAAAGTAAATTCCAGCATTTCTGGACTTTCTGTATTGGAACCATTTTCTCTTACCGCAAAACAATTACATTCGATTGGAATTGTTAGGTCTACATGGAGTGAAGAAGGGGATCATGGATTCGCACAAATGTTACTGGGTACGGGATACCGAATGACAGAAGCGATGGGCTTTCCTGACATTCCTCATTTTGGTGCCGTGATTGCTTATGCTAAAAAATCGAAAGTCAAATCTTCGTATTTTCCAAGTTATGTGACTATTGGGGGTCGTGGTAGTAAAAATGGGAACTCTGGATTTTTAGGAATCGATTATTCTGGTTATCATGTTGGAAATGTGGATGAACCCATCCAACATCTAAACCCATCCTATGGAAAATTTTCTGATGATCGGATCCTTCGAAGAAAGGACTTGGTTTCCTTTATGAATGAAGAGTTTTCTAAAACCTATCCCACAAAAGAATCCAAACATTGGAAAAATATGCTCGTGGCGGCCGAAGAGTTTCGGAATTCCAAAAACATAGATAGTTTTCGAATCAGTTTGGAAGATGAAAAAACTCGTGCTCGTTACGGAACCACTTGGCAAGGCAAAGCTATGTTACTGGCGAAACGCCTTGCAGCACAAGAAGTTCCTTTCATTCATATCTCGATTGGAGGATGGGACACACATACAGGCAACAAAGCACAAGTCACAAAAATAATGAAAGAAACCGATATGGGCATTGCTTCTCTACTCGAAGACTTATATAATACAGGGCTCATGAAACAAACGTTATTTGTTCTTACCAGTGAATTCGGTAGAACCCCAGATGTAGGATCAAGAGACGGTCGTGACCATCATCCTAAAGTTTGGTCAACCTTACTTGGAGGTGGACCCTTTGCCAAAGGATTCGTGTTAGGCGAAACAGATGAAACAGGATCCAAACCTGTGAATCCAAAGGAGGCCCTTCATGTAAGAGATCTCATCGCCACCATTTACCAAGCGGCTGGAGTCAATCCCGATGCCTCACTCACCAATTCCTTTGGCCGTCCTTTTCTTTTAACAACGAAGAAAGCGAAAGTATATGAAGGTTTGTTTTAG